The Sediminitomix flava genome contains the following window.
ACACAAACACTCTATCAAGGAATTTATACGGTAAATGATGATGATATCACCTATTGTCATCAAAACTACACCATGCGTTATTGTACATCTCGAAACTATGTAAACGGACCAACTTATCAATTTGGCTGGGGTGTAAATACCTTGGAAGCTGGAGCAAAAGTTTACGACCATATCATTATACCTTCAGACAGACCTGCAAATGGAAGTTATGGGAAAAATCATGGCGTATTCAATAGTCGACTACAGTCAGGAAATCTAGAAATTCATGCTGGAGGATATTTTGAAAACTTCACGATTACAGGACAAGATAATATTATTTTCAACTTGGGTATTTCTGCTGACCCCGACAGGAATGAAGACTCTAAACCTGTGAGTATTTTCAGTGATAAAGTCTTTAAAAATTTTGAAATAGCAAAACACTCTACAAATGATAATCTACTGAAGACAAGAGTATTGGAGGGCAAGAATTGGAAGAGCTATGTGCGCTTCATACATTTTGATAACCTAGTCATTGAAGGGAATAAAGTCAACAACATAAATGATGGTGATTTCTTTGATTATGAAGAAGGTACGCTGTTACACACTATTACGTTTTTTAGTATGAATTCCCCTGTTGCTCAGCCAACTTCAGGAATTGCGCCAATTGGTCAAAACATTACGCTATTTTCAGAATTCAACAATAAAAATGTAAGGGTAAATAGTGGTCTTCCTGTAAGTCTGAGTCCTCTTACAGCTGATACAAATTCAGGAAGTACATTTAAAGTGGAAAATGCTGGAAATGGTTATGTCGCTTTAAAAGCAGAAAATGGCTATTACGTAAAAGTTGACGCAGGTCGTTACGGTTATGTTTACACAGAACCTGACCTTTTACGCGGAGATTCAGACACCAAAACAATTACCGATGAAGCAAAATTTGTATGGGTTGATTTGGCCAATGATACTTTCGCACTATGGTCAAAAGCAACTGGCTTATATGTTAGAGTAGAAAAAAATACAGGACCAAATAATCCTTTATATGCCGCTTCAAAGTCAGCAGGAAACCAAACCATTTTCTCAAAAAATGGCACCGGCTCATCTCCAAGTATTACAGATGGAACATACTTCATCCAAAATAAAAATAGTAATCTATATGTAGAAATAGCTTCACAATCGATTGACAATGGTGCCAATGTTCAGCAATGGAGTGGACAAACTGGCAATCATAAAAAATGGGAGATCACACAAGTAGATGGGGAATGGTATAAAATTGTTAATGTGAACAGCGGAAAATCACTTGAAGTAGCTAACCGATCAACAGCAAATGGAGGGAATATTCAACAATGGAATTATACAGATCAACCACAAAAACAATGGAAGTTTGTAAATACAACCGATGGGTATTTCTCAATCATTAACCGACTTAGTGGTAAAGCTATGGAAGTGGCTGCTCGAAGTACTATAAATGGAGGGAATATACAACAATGGGGGACTTACAACAGTGGAGCGACGCACAAAGAATTCAAATTCATAGCAACAACTTCTAATGCTAGAAAAGCTATCACTGATACAGAAATTCAAGAAATTATCATTTCACCAAATCCGGCAAAAGACTTTATTCAAATTCGTGGTGTTTCTAAAAACTCAGTAGTCAGTATATTTAACGTACAAGGCAATCAAGTCTATAAAGGAGAAATAAAAGCCAATGAAATAAAACAGTTGAGTACACATTCATGGGCCAAAGGTTTATTTATGATTCACATTCAAAATAACGAGTATACCAAAACACTTAAATGTTTAGTGTACTAGATTTTAAGTATTAAATCTACTTCTTTTAATGGTGCTGGAGATAAAACTTCAGCACTATTTTTTTTCTCAAAATGTGATGTATAAATACTTTTTATACTATCTGAGACTCAAATGTAAATGTTGAATCTTTTCAGATTAAGTGTCTGTTTTTATGTAGGTTCCCTTATCAGACCATATTTACTTTTTAAAGTTAGATATACTTTTTATATTCAAACCGAATTAATTTTTTATCGAATCAAAGAGTGATTCTTTTTTTAGAAAAATACATCTATGGAAAGGCTACAAGGCAAAATCTGTTTTAGGAAAATCTCTTCAGGGTTTTGGGCATTGGATACAGGAGAAGAAGTTTTGAGAATTAAAGATATTCCGAATGAACTCAAAAAAGAGGGAATTGAAATTTCTGCTGATGTAGAAGATGTTGATGAAATGTCAATTTACATGTCTGGAGATGCCATTCAGATCATCCGATATGAACTTTTAAACTCATAAAACTATACCAATGCTTAACTTTTTATCTTCCTTATACCCGATCTCATTATTTTTGATGGTTGCCGTGTTTGCAACATGGTATACTTTCGATTTAAAAGGTATTCGTCACCGCCTGTTTGGTTATGCCAAAATCACATCGGCTAGTATCTTTCTTCTAAGCTTCTTTGTTAGCTATAAATTAGAGTGGGCTACCCTACTCTGGCTAGCTAGAGATATAAGTATTTTTGTTGTGCTGATGTCTCTTTATGAAACCTTCCTCAAATATAAACTTATCACAAGTACTGTAGTATTAACTATAAGTTCAGGTATTGGATTTAATATGTACCAAGCTGGAAATCTTAATTTTCATTCGGCTTCTTCTAGTTTTTCAGCAAATAAAGGCGCAGAACTCCTCATAAATATCAAAAATACTGACCAGCTCGCAGAATTACAGAGCTTACTCAAACCCTTTGATGCTAGTTTTGCAGAGGCTTTTCCACATCTTCAAAGTAAAGGAATTACAGATTTAGATGAATGCTATACCATAGATTTAAAAGATGCTTCGCAGCAGACAAAGTTAATTGAAGCTTTAAGATCATCAGGATTGGTTGATTGGGTGGAAGAAAATGAAACAATAAAGCTAAAGCCAAACAAGTCTGAAAAAGTCAGTTCCGCAAAGAAAAATTGGAAACATCTGAACGACCCATTATTGACTAATGTGTGGGAGTTTAACTACCTTGAAATCAATGAACTTTCGGCAAGTCTTAGAAAACTTAAACCAAAGAAAAAGGCGAGTATTTATATACTTGATACTGGAGTTGATGGGAATCATGAAGACTTAAATGCTAACTATATTTCCTTAGATAAAAAATATGATAGCGATACAGATATTCATGGAACACACTGTGCAGGTATTGCGAGTGCTGTTTCTAACAATAAATTAGGTATTGCTTCTCTAAATTTTGAAAACAAATTCACTACCATCACAGGAATTACAGTTCTTCCGAATGGTTCAGGTACCCAAGAAGCAATCATAGACGGAATAATTCTCGCAGCAGATAATGGTGCTGATGTAATATCAATGTCGTTAGGTGGTAGGTCAAATGACAAACGTCAAAGAGCTTATAATAAAGCGATTGAGTATGCAAATAAAAAAGGTGCTATTGTAGTTGTTGCAGCAGGAAATGAAGCTCAAAACGCAACAAAATCTGTCCCTGCATCTTGTAAAAATGTGATCACTGTTTCAGCAGTAGGCAATGAATTACAAATGGCCGATTTTTCAAACTTCGTAAACGATATCGAATACAAAGTAGCTGCTCCAGGAGTTGGAATTCTTTCAACCGTACCTAATAACAAATACGAAAGCTTAGATGGAACATCTATGGCCACTCCTTATGTAGCTGGAATTATAGGAATCCTCAAATCTCTATCTCCAGAGCTTACAACGGCTGAGGTTTACAAGATTTTAAGTGAAAC
Protein-coding sequences here:
- a CDS encoding S8 family peptidase, translated to MLNFLSSLYPISLFLMVAVFATWYTFDLKGIRHRLFGYAKITSASIFLLSFFVSYKLEWATLLWLARDISIFVVLMSLYETFLKYKLITSTVVLTISSGIGFNMYQAGNLNFHSASSSFSANKGAELLINIKNTDQLAELQSLLKPFDASFAEAFPHLQSKGITDLDECYTIDLKDASQQTKLIEALRSSGLVDWVEENETIKLKPNKSEKVSSAKKNWKHLNDPLLTNVWEFNYLEINELSASLRKLKPKKKASIYILDTGVDGNHEDLNANYISLDKKYDSDTDIHGTHCAGIASAVSNNKLGIASLNFENKFTTITGITVLPNGSGTQEAIIDGIILAADNGADVISMSLGGRSNDKRQRAYNKAIEYANKKGAIVVVAAGNEAQNATKSVPASCKNVITVSAVGNELQMADFSNFVNDIEYKVAAPGVGILSTVPNNKYESLDGTSMATPYVAGIIGILKSLSPELTTAEVYKILSETGIDTNETKLTGKFIQPNKALNKLDLSSSIWDWIWKVLFNFNPLK
- a CDS encoding RICIN domain-containing protein is translated as MKHVLFYSRLLMCFIICSLFSIPAFALNAPADFYYFRNAALTEVTLYWTDKSSTESGFEIQQKTDGGNWSVVKTVNSNVTQTKITGLNANNSIEFRVRAFQGSSNYSPFTRVQRLVGKNSKLEVYPEVPGITNPKSVTVDGISFDVLQDQCPSEPNKGKATRLSTFYKVEVKTASGGSYMDTPTYETRPQIRDQRSQNDPFHSNGGHTVYGYGDYGPNSNVPNLTLHSRHWTNFDAQEDIVVRVTLLGNAPTSTINLNQTEIHPSPISVTQVNNKTIEVKLPAAKTGNTDHAKHFLIAFNRDNWETPRGQYSFEHPLMIFVNPVKPARASAPEGKIKTFDSGKLMVMGAGIHLPDNQWRFFGTGENATVTELYVPGDAYLHGGFYFKNITHNVKVWGRGIYSDELFQIYGDALNWEQRTPWARTLPVEGNTWGEKGKWDSKVGVENTGNFKVTFEGLSSLGARMGVVTDINAKLDLLDHKDVGYAGGLYQAQSTQTLYQGIYTVNDDDITYCHQNYTMRYCTSRNYVNGPTYQFGWGVNTLEAGAKVYDHIIIPSDRPANGSYGKNHGVFNSRLQSGNLEIHAGGYFENFTITGQDNIIFNLGISADPDRNEDSKPVSIFSDKVFKNFEIAKHSTNDNLLKTRVLEGKNWKSYVRFIHFDNLVIEGNKVNNINDGDFFDYEEGTLLHTITFFSMNSPVAQPTSGIAPIGQNITLFSEFNNKNVRVNSGLPVSLSPLTADTNSGSTFKVENAGNGYVALKAENGYYVKVDAGRYGYVYTEPDLLRGDSDTKTITDEAKFVWVDLANDTFALWSKATGLYVRVEKNTGPNNPLYAASKSAGNQTIFSKNGTGSSPSITDGTYFIQNKNSNLYVEIASQSIDNGANVQQWSGQTGNHKKWEITQVDGEWYKIVNVNSGKSLEVANRSTANGGNIQQWNYTDQPQKQWKFVNTTDGYFSIINRLSGKAMEVAARSTINGGNIQQWGTYNSGATHKEFKFIATTSNARKAITDTEIQEIIISPNPAKDFIQIRGVSKNSVVSIFNVQGNQVYKGEIKANEIKQLSTHSWAKGLFMIHIQNNEYTKTLKCLVY